From the Manis javanica isolate MJ-LG chromosome 11, MJ_LKY, whole genome shotgun sequence genome, one window contains:
- the LOC108390304 gene encoding olfactory receptor 5G9-like: MGFYGVLKYYSLSDFSLWTVYRLCFLSHSMQLSRIIPDAFLGTSIFFLSPFLKLCLLNLLHVLRSSSSGNQNPSMAPANYTRVTEFIFTGLNYNPQLQVPLFLLLLSFYVINLTGNLGMIILIRIDSRLHVPMYFFLSHLSFVDTCFSSVVSPKMLSDFFEKRRAISFLGCAVQQWFFGFFVAVECFLLASMAYDRYVAICNPLLYSVAMSQRLCIQLVVGPYVIGFMNTMTHTTNAFRLPFCGPNVISHFFCDMYPLLSLVCADTSVNKLVVFVVAGAVGVLSGLTILVSYIYILTAILRIRSVEGRRKAFSTCSSHLTVVSILYGTLFFIYVRPSASFSLDLNKVVSVFYTAVIPMLNPLIYSLRNKEVKDAIHRTVTKRKFCKA; the protein is encoded by the coding sequence ATGGGTTTCTATGGAGTTTTAAAGTATTATAGCTTATCTGATTTTTCGCTCTGGACTGTGTATCGCTTGTGTTTCCTCAGCCACAGCATGCAACTAAGTCGTATCAtccctgatgccttcctaggtacCAGTATATTTTTCCTGAGTCCATTTTTGAAGCTGTGTTTACTGAATCTGCTGCACGTCCTCCGCTCTTCTTCCAGTGGAAACCAGAACCCGTCCATGGCCCCTGCGAACTACACAAGGGTCACCGAGTTCATTTTCACAGGTTTGAATTACAACCCGCAATTGCAGGTTCCTCTCTTCCTGCTCCTTCTGAGTTTCTATGTCATCAACCTAACTGGAAACTTGGGTATGATTATTCTCATACGGATCGATTCCCGCCTTCATGTGCCCATGTATTTTTTCCTCAGCCACTTGTCTTTTGTGGACACCTGCTTCTCCTCAGTTGTGAGCCCCAAGATGCTCTCTGACTTCTTTGAGAAGAGGAGAGCCATCTCCTTCCTGGGCTGTGCTGTACAGCAGTGGTTCTTCGGGTTCTTTGTGGCAGTGGAGTGCTTTCTCCTGGCATCCATGGCCTATGACCgttatgtggccatctgcaacccATTATTGTATTCAGTGGCCATGTCCCAGAGACTCTGTATCCAGCTGGTGGTTGGTCCCTATGTCATCGGGTTCATGAACACCATGACTCATACGACAAATGCATTTCGTCTCCCTTTTTGTGGTCCCAATGTCATCagtcatttcttctgtgatatgtACCCCTTGCTGTCCCTTGTGTGTGCTGACACTAGTGTCAATAAGTTGGTAGTTTTTGTCGTGGCTGGAGCTGTGGGAGTGCTCAGCGGTCTGACCATCCTGGTCTCCTACATTTACATCCTCACTGCCATCCTGAGGATCCGCTCAGTCGAGGGGAGGcgcaaggccttctccacctgttcTTCTCATCTGACAGTTGTCTCCATCCTGTATGGtactcttttctttatttatgtaCGGCCTAGTGCAAGCTTCTCCCTGGATCTCAATAAAGTGGTGTCTGTGTTTTACACAGCAGTGATCCCCATGTTGAACCCACTTATCTACAGCTTGAGGAACAAAGAGGTCAAAGATGCCATCCACAGGACTGTCACTAAGAGGAAGTTCTGTAAGGCCTGA